From the Winogradskyella forsetii genome, the window CAGTTATTCTATTGTATGGAGGGCAAATGGTTTTGGTCGATAAAACCTTGACGTCAGATCAATTCATTACATACATGGCTTTGGCCTATAACATTTTAACACCAGCCAAAGCAATAAGTAAAGCCACTTACAAAGTGAAAGCAGGCAATGCATCTGCTGATCGTGTATTGGATATCTTAAATACAGAATCAAGCATTCAAGATGTTGAGAACGCCAGCGTAAAAACCGACTTTAATTCCGACATAAACCTTAATAATATTTCGTTTAAATACGAAGATGACTTGGTTCTTAAAAACTTCACACTTCAAGTCCCAAAAGGAAAAAGTATTGCCTTAGTTGGGCAATCTGGAAGTGGAAAAAGTACCATCGCCAATCTGGTAACCCGTTTTTACGATGTTAATGAAGGTAGTATTTCCATTGATGGCGAAAACATAAAAGACATCACAAAACATTCGTTGCGGCGCTTAATGGGATTAGTGACCCAAGATTCCATTCTGTTTAATGACAGTATAAAAAACAACATCCTCTTAGGAAAGGAAGATGCTACAGATGAAGAAATTGTTACGGCATTAAAAATTGCCAATGCTTGGGAATTTGTAAAGGATTTACCCAAAGGCATTGATACTAATATTGGAGATTCTGGAGGTAAATTATCTGGCGGACAAAAACAACGGTTGAGTATTGCAAGGGCTGTACTTAAAAATCCACCTATCATGATTTTGGATGAAGCGACCTCAGCTTTAGATACTGAAAGCGAACGTTTGGTACAAGATGCGCTAGAAAAGATGATGAAGAATAGGACCTCCATTATTATAGCGCACAGACTCTCAACAATTCAGAATGCTGATGAAATCGTGGTAATGAGCAAAGGCGAAATTGCAGAGCAAGGTACACATGCCGAACTTATTGCAAAAAATGGGGTGTATAGAAAATTGGTTGATATGCAGAGCTTTGATTAGTGCTTGAGATGTTTTTTCTCTCCGAATTCAAAATTTTCCAGATTGGAATTAGAACATTGCTTAACTTGTTTGCGCTTCCTAAGAGTTATTGATTATAATGAAAATAAATTTTAATGTAATAACGCTCAGAAAAAGTTCCAGATTAAACTTTCGTAACCCAATAATTTTCAAAAAAAGGATGCATAATTAAATACATCCTTCTCTTTTTGTTATCAGATTTGGGGAACTGATAACGAATAATAGGTTAAGCTGAGGCAAACATAGATTAAATAAATCTCTTACGCAAGAAAAATGCGTATTTTATCGTGTTTTTTTGCATTTAATCGAAATTATCCTTTTTAAAGTATTGAAAATCAACAAAACGAATTGAGACTATTTTTAAACTAAAATTTGATTAAACTTTTTGTACTTTAACCAGTCTTAGTACCAAAGTAAAACACTTGATTGACGAATCAGAATTTATAGAGCGTTTACAAAATCCTTTATCTAAAGAAGCGGCTTTTAGAGAACTGTTACAACTCTATAAAGAACGTTTGTATTGGCATATAAGAAAAATTGTATTGAATCATGATGATGCTGACGATGTGCTTCAGAATACATTTATAAAAGTCCATCGCAGTATTGACAATTTTAAAGGCGAGAGTAAGTTGTTTTCTTGGTTATATAGAATAGCAACTAATGAATCCATTACACTTATCAATAAAAATGCTAAACGCTTACAGATTACAAACGAGGAGCATCAAAACAGGGCCATAAACAATTTGACCTCAGATGTTTACTTTGAAGGTGATGCCATTCAACTTAAATTACAAAAAGCAATAGCAACCTTACCGCAAAAACAACAATTAGTTTTTAACATGCGCTATTTTGAGGAATTAAAATATAAGGACATGGCAGAAATTTTAGATACTAGTGAAGGCGCCTTAAAGGCCTCCTATCATATTGCCGCAAAGAAAATAGAAGCCTATTTGACTTCAGATTAAACCATTATAGTAATTTGAAGTCTAAGAAATAGAAAATAAGAGATTCCCATTTTCGTGGGAAATGAATATGAAAAAAGAAAATATACATAGTATTACATCACCAGGTTTTAAAACACCTGAAAATTATTTCGAGGCGTTCGAAGGACAACTTCTTGAGAGACTAAATAAAGATGCATTGATTGAAACCGAAGTAACTCATGGTTTCACAGTGCCAGACAACTATTTTGATTCGGTTGAAGAACATATTTTAAGTCAACTTCATACGGAAGAGAAACCTGTTATCCATTTAAAATCTAGAAAAACGTTCTACTATGTTGCTGGTATTGCCGCAAGTTTTGTATTGTTGTTGAGTTTGTTTTTTAACAATGACGAAAAAATTAATATCAATACTATAGAAACGACGAGTATTGAAAATTACTTATACCAAGAGGATTATTCAAATGATGATTTGGCGTCGCTGTTCATTACAGAAGACATCTCAGAAACAGATTTTATTGATGTGAACATTTCAAACGAGACAATCAATGAATATTTGGAAAACATAGATACAGAAGATTTTATTTTAAATTAAAAATCCATGAAGACATTTCATACTTTACTAATAACCTTATTCATTTCTGCTAGTGTATTTGCACAACGACCAGATAGAGAAAAAATAAAAGCTTTAAAGATTGCCCATATTACCGAGCAAATGGATTTATCCAAAAAGGAAGCGCAAAAATTTTGGCCAATTTATAATGCCAATGAAGACGCTGAAGATCAACTTAGGGAAAAGTTTAGCGCTCTGCGCAATGAAAAATCCGCAAATGAATTAACCGAAAGTGAAGCGAAAACCTATCTTCTTAACCTGATTAGCATAGAACAGGAAAAAACAGAATTACGTGCCAAATTGCTCAACGATTTATTGGAAATTTTACCAGCGAAAAAAATTGTTGCCCTTGTACAAGCAGAAAAATCATTCAGACGTAAAATGATTGAAGAATACAAAGAGCGTCATCGAAAAATGAAACAGAACTAGGTCATAATACCGGGAACATTTGTAGTAATCTTTGTGATTTTAAATCATCTTAAAATCCAATAACAACTCGTCTTCTATAGAAGCTTGTAAATGATCACCTTTAAGGACCAAACCTGTTCCACTTGCTGGAGTTCCCGTAAAAATCAGATCTCCTTCTTCCAAGGTCATAAAAGACGACACGTAAGCAATGATTTCGGCAAAACTATAAATCATTAAACTGGTCGTCCCAATTTGTTTTTGTTCGCTATTTATTTTCAAATCGAAATTAATAGCGCCTAAATCCAAAAAGTTTGAAACCGTCTTAAAATCTGAAACTGGCGAAGCGCCATCAAAACCTTTAGCTAAAGCCCAAGGCCCTTTATGCTCTCTACTGGCAGCCAATACATCTTTAGCTGTGTAATCTATACCAATAGCAATTTCAGATATAAAGGAATTGGCATCCTCAAGGCTAATATCTTTACCTCGTTTGCCTATTTTCACCACAAGCTCAACTTCGTAAGCTAATTGATTCGTTATTTTTGGAAAGTCAATGTCATTATTACCAGTTACCAAACTCGATTCTGGCTTTGTAAAAATTGTTTGTGCTCCTGTTTTTATAGCTGTTATTTCTGATTTATCGTTGACGTAGTTTTTGCCTATTCCTATGATTTTCATGAATTCTTTAAATTTAATTTACTACCACTGAAAGTAATGAAATTTTGATTGTTTAAAGCTGTAAATTCAAAGTTTTGTAGCACACAAAACATCAATATCAAAACACCTTAAACACATACCCCAATAACCAATACAAAATAAAAAACACCACAATTGTTCCAATACAACCGCATTTACCGCCTCCAATCTTTTTTGCGCCCCAAGCTGCGCCTATAATTCTTAGTAATTTTTCCATAATCGGTTATCTGTTTTTTTGATTTGTAAAGTAACAAAACTAACTTAAACATTCTAGCAAAGTTGCTCATAAAAAAGCTATTGTTAATCCATTTACAAAGTAATGCTTACTTGTAGTTTGGATTCACAGTACGCTCTATTATCCTTTGGTAACGATTGAATGCTTAGCAGAACTGTGACTGCGACCATAACCGAGACTGTGACTGAGACTGAGACTGAGACTGAGACCTATATTAATAAATCCAAATAAACGTTCACATTAAATTAACATCTAAAATCAGTACCTTTGCAGAATTGCTAAAAATAAAAGAAGGATTTAATCATTTATGAGCCAATTCAACGATTCCATTGAAGTAAAAGGAGCACGCGTTCACAACCTAAAAAATATAGATGTCACTATTCCAAGAGAGAAACTAGTGGTAATTACTGGTCTTTCGGGAAGTGGAAAATCATCATTAGCTTTCGATACTATTTATGCCGAAGGACAACGTCGCTATATTGAAACCTTTTCGGCTTATGCACGTCAGTTTTTAGGGAGCTTAGAGCGTCCTGATGTAGATAAAATCGATGGTTTGTCACCCGTAATTGCCATAGAGCAAAAAACGACAAGCAAATCACCACGCTCTACTGTTGGCACGATTACTGAAATCTACGATTTCCTGCGTTTATTATATGCCAGAGCAGCGGATGCTTATAGCTATGAAACTGGCGAAAAAATGGTAAGCTATAACGATGAGCAAATAAAAGACTTGATTTTAGAAGCCTATCAAGGCAAACGTATTAATATTTTATCTCCTGTGGTGCGTTCGCGCAAAGGGCATTATCGTGAGTTGTTTGAGCAAATCGCTAAGCAAGGCTTCGTCAAGGTAAGAACAGATGGCGAAATTGTGGATATTGAAAAGGGCATGAAACTAGACCGCTACAAAACCCACGATATCGAAATTGTCATCGATAGATTAAAGATTGACGAGAACGAAAACAACGAAAAGCGCTTAATGGAATCCATCAATACAGCGATGTATCATGGCGACGATGTTCTAATGGTTATTGACCAAGACACCAACGAACCTCGTTTTTTTAGCAGGAATTTAATGTGTCCTACCTCTGGAATCTCCTACCCAAATCCGGAACCAAATAACTTCTCATTCAACTCACCAAAAGGCGCTTGCCAAAATTGTAACGGCATTGGCGAATTATACGTGGTCAATGACCGTAAGTTAGTGCCAGATGAATCATTGTCCATAAAAAATGGCGCATTAGCACCACACGGTCCTCAAAAGAAAAGCTGGATTTTTAAGCAATTTGAAACCATTGCGCAACGTTTTGAGTTTTCATTAAGTGACCCTTGGAAAGATATACCAGAAGACGCCAAACAAATTATTCTTCATGGCGGAAAAGATAAGTTTACCGTTGAAAGCAAATTGTTAGGGGTTTCACGCGATTATAAAATAGATTTTGAAGGCGTTGCCAATTTTATCGAAAGTCAGTTCAATTCAGACTCAACTAAACTAAAAAGATGGGCAAAAGAGTACATGGATAAGATAGAATGTTCCGTTTGCGAGGGTTCACGATTACGAAAAGAATCGCTATACTTTAAAGTAGATGGCAAAAGCATTGCAGAATTGGTAATGATGGATGTGGTGGAATTAGGAGCGTGGCTAGATGGACTAACGAATCGATTATCCCAAAAACAACAACAAATTTCGGCTGAGATCATAAAGGAAATAAGAAATAGAGTCCAGTTTTTACTCGATGTAGGACTTACTTACCTCAGCTTAAACCGAAGTTCGAAATCGCTTTCTGGTGGCGAAGCTCAACGCATAAGGTTAGCGACTCAAATTGGTTCACAATTGGTAGGCGTCTTATATATTCTAGATGAACCAAGTATTGGTTTACACCAACGTGATAACGAAAAATTAATCAATTCCTTGCTGTCTTTAAGGGATGTTGGTAATTCCGTAATTGTCGTAGAACACGATAAGGATATGATAGAACGTGCCGACCACGTGATAGATATCGGTCCTTTCGCTGGTAAATATGGCGGCGAAATTATCAGTGAAGGCACACCAAAAGAATTGCTAAAACAGCATACGCTAACGGCAGCATACCTCAATGGCGAAAAGGAAATTGAAGTCCCAAAAACCAGACGAAAAGGCAATGGAAAAAAACTGGTTTTAAAAGGTTGTACAGGTAACAATCTGAAGAACGTCGATGTGGAGTTTCCTTTAGGGAAAATGATTGGTGTTACTGGCGTTTCCGGAAGTGGTAAATCGACCTTAATTAATGAGACCCTCTACCCTATTCTCAATGCACATTATTTTAATGGCGTTAAGAAACCAATGCCTTACAAAAGTATAAAAGGTTTAGAGCATTTGGATAAAGTGATTGACATTAACCAATCACCAATTGGGCGCACACCTAGAAGTAACCCAGCAACCTACACCAAAACCTTTGATGAAATAAGAAGTTTATTCTCTAAGATTCCTGAAGCAATGATTCGTGGTTATAAACCAGGGCGTTTCAGCTTTAACGTGAAAGGTGGACGTTGCGAAACCTGCCAAGGTGGCGGTTTACGTGTGATTGAAATGAATTTTCTACCAGATGTTTATGTCGAATGTGAAACCTGCCAAGGCAAGCGCTTTAATAGAGAAACTTTAGAAATACGATACAAGGGAAAATCCATTAGTGATGTTTTGAATATGACGATTGAAGAAGCCGTTAATTTCTTTGAAAACATCCCAAAAATTCATAGAAAACTAAAAACCATTAAAGATGTTGGTTTAGGTTATATTACTTTGGGTCAACAAAGTACCACACTTTCCGGTGGTGAGGCACAACGAATAAAGTTAGCGACTGAACTCAGTAAGCGCGATACAGGAAACACCTTTTAT encodes:
- a CDS encoding ABC transporter ATP-binding protein → MDYIKKLSRFIVPYKKYAFLNIFFNVLYALFGTLSFVSLMPMLKVLLKTAEPIAEKPQRSNYDGILEYGNYLEDSLNFFITQKIEADGQYSVLIIMICVVLATFLLKNAAGYFSNFFLAYLRNGILKDIRNELYQKTVSLPVSYFSEKRKGDIIARISADVNEIQNSLLAILELLVREPLTIIFTIIVMFTISLKLTIFVFIFIPISGIIISRVGKSLKKHSQRVQEENGAFLSVLDETLNGLKVIKGFNAEGKFTSTFKNSTSRLYKFSNDLAHRQNLASPTSEFLGIVVIAVILLYGGQMVLVDKTLTSDQFITYMALAYNILTPAKAISKATYKVKAGNASADRVLDILNTESSIQDVENASVKTDFNSDINLNNISFKYEDDLVLKNFTLQVPKGKSIALVGQSGSGKSTIANLVTRFYDVNEGSISIDGENIKDITKHSLRRLMGLVTQDSILFNDSIKNNILLGKEDATDEEIVTALKIANAWEFVKDLPKGIDTNIGDSGGKLSGGQKQRLSIARAVLKNPPIMILDEATSALDTESERLVQDALEKMMKNRTSIIIAHRLSTIQNADEIVVMSKGEIAEQGTHAELIAKNGVYRKLVDMQSFD
- a CDS encoding RNA polymerase sigma factor: MIDESEFIERLQNPLSKEAAFRELLQLYKERLYWHIRKIVLNHDDADDVLQNTFIKVHRSIDNFKGESKLFSWLYRIATNESITLINKNAKRLQITNEEHQNRAINNLTSDVYFEGDAIQLKLQKAIATLPQKQQLVFNMRYFEELKYKDMAEILDTSEGALKASYHIAAKKIEAYLTSD
- a CDS encoding sensor of ECF-type sigma factor, whose translation is MKTFHTLLITLFISASVFAQRPDREKIKALKIAHITEQMDLSKKEAQKFWPIYNANEDAEDQLREKFSALRNEKSANELTESEAKTYLLNLISIEQEKTELRAKLLNDLLEILPAKKIVALVQAEKSFRRKMIEEYKERHRKMKQN
- a CDS encoding fumarylacetoacetate hydrolase family protein; protein product: MKIIGIGKNYVNDKSEITAIKTGAQTIFTKPESSLVTGNNDIDFPKITNQLAYEVELVVKIGKRGKDISLEDANSFISEIAIGIDYTAKDVLAASREHKGPWALAKGFDGASPVSDFKTVSNFLDLGAINFDLKINSEQKQIGTTSLMIYSFAEIIAYVSSFMTLEEGDLIFTGTPASGTGLVLKGDHLQASIEDELLLDFKMI
- the uvrA gene encoding excinuclease ABC subunit UvrA, producing the protein MSQFNDSIEVKGARVHNLKNIDVTIPREKLVVITGLSGSGKSSLAFDTIYAEGQRRYIETFSAYARQFLGSLERPDVDKIDGLSPVIAIEQKTTSKSPRSTVGTITEIYDFLRLLYARAADAYSYETGEKMVSYNDEQIKDLILEAYQGKRINILSPVVRSRKGHYRELFEQIAKQGFVKVRTDGEIVDIEKGMKLDRYKTHDIEIVIDRLKIDENENNEKRLMESINTAMYHGDDVLMVIDQDTNEPRFFSRNLMCPTSGISYPNPEPNNFSFNSPKGACQNCNGIGELYVVNDRKLVPDESLSIKNGALAPHGPQKKSWIFKQFETIAQRFEFSLSDPWKDIPEDAKQIILHGGKDKFTVESKLLGVSRDYKIDFEGVANFIESQFNSDSTKLKRWAKEYMDKIECSVCEGSRLRKESLYFKVDGKSIAELVMMDVVELGAWLDGLTNRLSQKQQQISAEIIKEIRNRVQFLLDVGLTYLSLNRSSKSLSGGEAQRIRLATQIGSQLVGVLYILDEPSIGLHQRDNEKLINSLLSLRDVGNSVIVVEHDKDMIERADHVIDIGPFAGKYGGEIISEGTPKELLKQHTLTAAYLNGEKEIEVPKTRRKGNGKKLVLKGCTGNNLKNVDVEFPLGKMIGVTGVSGSGKSTLINETLYPILNAHYFNGVKKPMPYKSIKGLEHLDKVIDINQSPIGRTPRSNPATYTKTFDEIRSLFSKIPEAMIRGYKPGRFSFNVKGGRCETCQGGGLRVIEMNFLPDVYVECETCQGKRFNRETLEIRYKGKSISDVLNMTIEEAVNFFENIPKIHRKLKTIKDVGLGYITLGQQSTTLSGGEAQRIKLATELSKRDTGNTFYILDEPTTGLHFEDIRVLMKVLNKLADKGNTVLIIEHNLDVIKTVDYIIDIGYEGGKGGGKVVAKGTPEQIIKDKKSYTAQFLKKELA